In the genome of Paenibacillus sp. FSL R5-0766, one region contains:
- a CDS encoding Spo0B domain-containing protein encodes MLYLVTVGVDQPSFVERGEAMKSWKRVPWIAACSLLIPLVFVMLYPAMISSVVCALWSVAVLLISVNAMKKQAEAERRAIIQSMEKTAIASLNHHRHDWMNDLQVLYGYLRLGKLDKSLQCVERIKERVTEESRISRLGIPSLVFYLQSFRASGIALDLHVEIEDELQLSALVSPEDGESLTGAIADAIRAYQYGGGRSSWGEVRKLTLNFGQDHGDVVVRLDGDQTPDPETLRQLSAVLKGKKVRTEQFPSEDTFIQFRMPCGI; translated from the coding sequence ATGTTATACTTGGTTACGGTGGGTGTAGACCAACCGAGTTTTGTAGAACGGGGAGAAGCCATGAAATCTTGGAAAAGAGTGCCGTGGATTGCGGCATGTTCACTTCTGATTCCTTTGGTTTTCGTTATGTTGTATCCGGCGATGATCTCAAGCGTCGTGTGCGCATTGTGGTCCGTCGCAGTATTGCTCATTTCTGTGAATGCGATGAAGAAACAGGCGGAGGCGGAACGCAGAGCCATCATACAATCCATGGAAAAAACAGCAATCGCTTCATTAAATCATCATCGACACGACTGGATGAACGACCTTCAGGTGTTATATGGATATCTTCGGCTGGGCAAACTTGATAAATCCTTGCAATGTGTGGAAAGAATAAAAGAGCGGGTTACAGAAGAAAGCCGAATCTCCAGATTAGGCATTCCTTCCCTCGTATTTTATCTTCAGTCTTTTCGCGCCAGTGGAATTGCGCTGGACTTGCATGTGGAAATAGAAGATGAGTTGCAGCTTAGTGCTCTGGTCTCTCCCGAGGATGGCGAGTCACTTACCGGGGCGATTGCGGATGCAATCAGGGCCTATCAATATGGCGGCGGCCGGTCTTCTTGGGGAGAGGTTCGCAAACTGACCTTAAACTTCGGACAGGATCATGGAGATGTGGTTGTCCGACTGGATGGGGATCAAACACCCGATCCGGAAACACTGCGGCAGCTTTCTGCCGTACTCAAAGGAAAAAAAGTCAGAACGGAGCAGTTTCCGTCTGAGGATACGTTTATACAATTCAGAATGCCGTGTGGAATATAG
- the rpmA gene encoding 50S ribosomal protein L27, translated as MLKLNLQLFASKKGVGSTKNGRDSNAQRLGVKRADGQTVTGGSILVRQRGTKIHPGTNVGIGKDDTLFAKIDGVVKFERWGRDRKKVSIYPVNVAPVAAAVEA; from the coding sequence ATGTTGAAATTAAATCTTCAGTTATTCGCATCGAAAAAAGGTGTAGGTTCCACGAAGAACGGACGTGACAGTAATGCTCAACGTCTGGGTGTTAAACGTGCTGATGGTCAAACTGTAACTGGTGGTAGCATTCTCGTTCGCCAACGCGGAACGAAAATTCACCCAGGAACTAACGTTGGCATCGGTAAAGATGACACTTTGTTCGCGAAAATCGACGGCGTTGTAAAATTCGAACGTTGGGGACGCGATCGCAAAAAAGTAAGCATCTATCCTGTTAATGTTGCTCCTGTAGCAGCAGCAGTAGAAGCGTAA
- a CDS encoding ribosomal-processing cysteine protease Prp: MIIVQIFRDEDGNIERFSIEGHANFAKRGEDIVCAGVSAVTVGTVNSIETLTGVEMDAKMKNGFLSGSLPLLERGETWSQVQLLLESMVVMLSNIAESYGKYIKIQQFK; the protein is encoded by the coding sequence GTGATTATCGTTCAAATCTTTCGTGATGAGGACGGGAACATCGAACGTTTTTCCATTGAAGGGCATGCTAATTTTGCCAAGCGGGGAGAAGACATCGTATGTGCCGGGGTATCCGCTGTTACAGTGGGTACGGTGAACTCGATTGAAACATTGACCGGTGTCGAAATGGATGCCAAGATGAAGAATGGCTTTTTAAGCGGTTCTTTACCTTTGTTAGAGAGAGGGGAAACCTGGTCCCAGGTACAATTGTTACTCGAATCCATGGTGGTTATGCTCTCTAATATTGCAGAGTCATACGGGAAGTATATTAAAATACAGCAATTCAAATAA
- the rplU gene encoding 50S ribosomal protein L21: protein MYAIIETGGKQYKVQEGDVLFIEKLTANDGESVTFDRVLAVSNDQGLTAGTPLISGATVTAKVEKHGKGQKVIVYKYKPKKNYHVKQGHRQPYTKVTIETIKA, encoded by the coding sequence ATGTACGCAATTATTGAAACAGGCGGCAAACAGTACAAAGTCCAAGAGGGCGATGTTCTGTTCATCGAGAAATTGACTGCGAACGATGGCGAAAGCGTAACGTTCGACCGTGTCCTGGCTGTATCTAACGATCAAGGTTTGACAGCAGGTACACCATTGATTTCCGGAGCTACTGTAACGGCTAAAGTGGAGAAACATGGCAAAGGACAAAAGGTTATCGTATACAAATACAAACCTAAAAAGAACTACCATGTGAAGCAAGGTCACCGTCAACCGTACACTAAAGTAACTATCGAAACAATCAAAGCGTAA
- a CDS encoding Rne/Rng family ribonuclease, translating to MKQMIVHNEHNLMQMALLEEGKAVEFTAERTRDRGLLGSFFKGRVVNVLPGMQAAFVDIGQKKNAFLYVDDVLHPHLEKQPKVKPSISELLRPGQEVIVQVLKEPVGGKGARVTTHYSLPGRWLVYMPVADYVAVSKKIAREGDRSRLKALGEQLRRDEEGLIIRTVSGEEQHEAIKSDLETLRAQWYLIREKADSLPSPSLLHRDHSMVQRIIRDVYTPGSDEVITDSEGQAREVKALLEEISPGHQPKVQVYRGTESIFAAYGVQEQLNKDFARKVWLPGGGYIVIDHTEALTVVDVNTGKYTGAGGDSLEETVTETNIQAAVEIARLMRLRDIGGMIIVDFIDMEEASNRHEVAATLEGELKKDRTKAFVMGWTKLGLLELTRKKVREESTLPYVEPCSSCHGTGKRYISPLH from the coding sequence ATGAAACAAATGATAGTACATAATGAACATAACCTCATGCAAATGGCGCTTCTGGAAGAAGGCAAAGCTGTGGAATTTACGGCAGAGCGTACACGCGATCGTGGACTGCTGGGTTCCTTTTTCAAGGGACGGGTCGTGAATGTGTTACCAGGTATGCAAGCTGCTTTTGTGGATATCGGTCAGAAAAAGAATGCGTTTCTCTATGTGGACGATGTGTTGCATCCCCATCTGGAGAAACAGCCCAAGGTGAAGCCTTCCATCTCGGAGTTGCTTCGTCCGGGTCAGGAAGTCATTGTTCAGGTTCTGAAAGAACCGGTAGGAGGCAAGGGAGCCCGGGTGACGACTCATTATTCACTCCCGGGCCGTTGGCTTGTCTACATGCCTGTTGCTGATTATGTAGCGGTATCCAAGAAAATTGCCCGTGAAGGGGATCGTTCCCGTCTTAAGGCACTTGGGGAGCAACTGAGGCGGGATGAAGAAGGACTTATTATTCGGACCGTATCTGGAGAAGAGCAGCATGAAGCCATTAAGTCGGACTTGGAAACATTACGCGCGCAGTGGTATCTGATTCGTGAAAAAGCGGACAGTTTGCCTTCACCAAGCCTCTTGCATAGGGATCATAGCATGGTACAGCGAATCATCAGAGATGTGTATACGCCAGGGAGTGACGAAGTCATCACTGATAGTGAAGGACAAGCCCGTGAGGTAAAAGCATTGCTCGAAGAGATTAGTCCTGGTCATCAACCCAAAGTACAGGTGTATCGGGGAACAGAATCCATCTTTGCTGCCTATGGTGTGCAGGAACAGTTGAATAAGGATTTTGCCCGGAAAGTGTGGTTGCCCGGAGGCGGATACATTGTTATTGATCATACCGAAGCTCTGACTGTAGTGGATGTGAACACGGGTAAATATACGGGAGCTGGCGGTGACAGTCTGGAAGAGACCGTGACAGAGACCAACATACAGGCAGCAGTGGAGATTGCCCGTCTAATGCGCCTGCGGGATATCGGTGGCATGATTATTGTCGACTTCATTGATATGGAGGAAGCTTCGAATCGGCATGAAGTCGCAGCAACCTTGGAGGGTGAGCTCAAGAAGGATCGGACCAAAGCGTTTGTAATGGGTTGGACCAAACTGGGTTTGCTCGAACTTACCCGTAAGAAAGTGCGGGAAGAAAGTACGTTGCCCTATGTGGAGCCGTGTTCTTCCTGCCATGGAACGGGAAAAAGATATATTTCACCTTTGCATTGA